The following proteins are co-located in the Hydrogenimonas thermophila genome:
- a CDS encoding murein transglycosylase domain-containing protein, with protein sequence MFKKLYIFIVISILLSGCASSDYTQIAQIALSKDPNAAVKSFATRKSVKYVRNPKKFEKDIKSFVADIEKFLNTVSKNWGKRNVKKPSRTKYVKYLQNYRSRAEIDFDRGVVTVETLDYKTPITSLKKAIVTTLLTPEDPRGVDLYSAKPVKIGGKPYLYQEVLDHQNKAILYRWRAENFAKYLTKKRLQKKYIVKNGKRIPVHFVKIRMVKDHEKVRVKKFKPFVEKFARRYNISKNLVYAIIKTESDFNQYAVSSAGAFGLMQIVPKTAGIDAYKHAKKRSWTPTRQYLFNAKNNIELGCAYLNLLNFKYLGKIRNPVSREYCVISAYNTGSGNVLRTFSKSRDRAFRIINSKTPSQVYTKLKTSMPYKEARRYLVKVLNHKKEFIRL encoded by the coding sequence TACTTTTAAGCGGATGTGCATCAAGTGACTACACTCAAATAGCGCAAATAGCTTTGAGTAAAGATCCCAATGCAGCAGTAAAGAGTTTTGCAACAAGAAAATCTGTTAAATATGTAAGAAATCCTAAAAAGTTTGAAAAAGATATAAAGAGTTTTGTAGCTGATATAGAAAAGTTTTTAAACACTGTATCAAAGAATTGGGGGAAAAGAAATGTTAAAAAACCAAGCCGTACAAAATATGTAAAGTATCTGCAAAACTACAGAAGCCGAGCAGAGATAGATTTTGACAGAGGAGTTGTTACTGTTGAGACTTTGGACTATAAAACTCCTATTACAAGTCTTAAAAAGGCTATAGTTACTACACTTTTAACACCTGAAGATCCACGAGGAGTTGACCTCTACTCTGCTAAACCTGTAAAAATTGGAGGCAAACCATACCTTTATCAAGAAGTTTTAGACCATCAGAACAAAGCTATTCTTTATAGATGGAGGGCTGAAAATTTTGCCAAATATCTGACAAAAAAGAGATTGCAAAAAAAATACATTGTAAAAAATGGCAAGAGAATACCTGTACATTTTGTAAAAATCAGAATGGTAAAAGATCACGAAAAAGTAAGAGTTAAAAAGTTTAAGCCATTTGTCGAGAAGTTTGCAAGAAGGTACAACATAAGCAAAAATCTGGTCTATGCAATCATAAAAACAGAGAGTGACTTTAACCAGTATGCTGTAAGCAGTGCTGGAGCATTTGGACTAATGCAAATAGTTCCTAAAACTGCCGGAATAGATGCTTACAAACACGCAAAGAAAAGGTCTTGGACACCAACACGCCAATACCTCTTTAATGCCAAAAATAACATAGAACTTGGATGTGCCTATTTAAATTTACTAAATTTTAAATATCTTGGTAAAATTCGCAACCCTGTTTCAAGAGAGTATTGTGTAATAAGTGCTTACAATACAGGAAGTGGAAATGTTTTAAGAACCTTTTCAAAAAGCAGAGATAGAGCTTTTAGAATCATAAACTCAAAAACTCCATCTCAAGTTTACACTAAACTAAAAACTTCAATGCCTTACAAAGAGGCAAGAAGGTATCTTGTTAAAGTTTTAAATCATAAAAAAGAGTTCATAAGGCTGTAA